One window from the genome of Dongia rigui encodes:
- the modA gene encoding molybdate ABC transporter substrate-binding protein, whose translation MIAFLTRRSLIAAALALSTLAAAPIVAKADDKIVVFAAASLKGPLDDAAAAFKAAKGGDIAISYAGSSALAKQIEGGAPADLFISADLDWMDHVEKAGQVKDGTRSNWLGNTLVLVAPADSALTLKIADGVDLAGAVGDGKLAMADVKAVPAGKYGKASLEKLGAWAAIEPKVAQAENVRAALALVASGEAPLGIVYQTDATAEPKVKVVDTFPEDSHKPIIYPIAQLTGSTAPLAADFLAYLKSPEATVLFEKAGFKILK comes from the coding sequence ATGATCGCCTTTCTGACCCGCCGCTCACTCATCGCCGCGGCCCTCGCCCTCTCGACCCTCGCCGCAGCACCCATCGTCGCGAAGGCTGACGACAAGATCGTCGTCTTCGCCGCAGCGAGCCTCAAAGGTCCGCTCGATGATGCCGCAGCCGCCTTCAAGGCGGCCAAGGGTGGCGATATCGCCATCTCCTATGCGGGCAGCTCAGCGCTTGCCAAGCAGATCGAAGGCGGTGCGCCGGCTGATCTTTTCATCTCCGCCGATCTCGACTGGATGGACCATGTCGAAAAGGCCGGCCAGGTAAAGGACGGCACGCGCAGCAACTGGCTGGGCAATACGCTGGTGCTCGTCGCGCCGGCGGACAGTGCATTGACCCTGAAGATCGCCGACGGCGTCGATCTCGCCGGTGCGGTGGGCGACGGGAAGCTCGCGATGGCCGATGTGAAGGCGGTTCCGGCCGGCAAATACGGCAAGGCGTCACTGGAAAAGCTCGGCGCCTGGGCCGCAATCGAGCCCAAGGTGGCGCAGGCCGAGAACGTTCGCGCCGCCCTGGCACTGGTCGCTTCGGGCGAAGCGCCGTTGGGCATCGTCTACCAGACCGACGCCACAGCCGAGCCCAAGGTGAAGGTGGTCGACACTTTCCCGGAGGACTCGCACAAGCCGATCATCTATCCTATCGCCCAATTGACCGGATCGACGGCGCCGCTCGCCGCTGACTTCCTGGCCTACCTGAAGTCCCCGGAAGCGACGGTGCTGTTCGAGAAGGCAGGTTTCAAAATCCTGAAGTAG
- a CDS encoding amidohydrolase family protein has protein sequence MAHDAPAGAAGPAKLAIRNIGLILSGDIQNPILAGDAVLVENGKISAIGKAKDLDLDNADTVIDAQGVALAPGLIDSHVHPVAGDWTPRQNQIGWIDSSLHGGVTTMISAGEVHMPGRPKDIVGLKAMAIFHQRSYAAFRPGGVKLHAGAPVIEPGMTEQDFKDLADAGVKLLGEIGLGGVKDGPTAHKMASWARKYGIQSTIHTGGPSIPGSGLIDKDVVLEVDADVVGHINGGHTALPDNQIRCICEGCKRGLEIVHNGNERAALFTLRTAREMNQLERVILGTDAPAGSGVQPLGILRMVSMLSALGDVPAEVAFCFATGNTTRMRKLDTGLIEKGMAADFVFLDKAQHSAGKDLLESVRLGDLPGVGMVVIDGVPRIQRSRNTPPATKIPDLVKGKLG, from the coding sequence ATGGCCCATGACGCACCTGCCGGAGCCGCCGGGCCGGCAAAGCTGGCGATCCGCAATATCGGCCTGATCCTCAGCGGCGACATCCAGAACCCGATTCTTGCCGGTGATGCGGTCCTGGTGGAAAACGGCAAGATCAGCGCCATCGGCAAGGCCAAGGATCTCGATCTCGACAATGCCGACACGGTGATCGATGCCCAGGGTGTCGCGCTGGCGCCAGGGCTCATCGATAGCCATGTGCATCCGGTCGCCGGCGATTGGACGCCGCGCCAGAACCAGATCGGCTGGATCGATTCATCGCTCCATGGCGGCGTCACCACCATGATCTCGGCCGGCGAAGTGCATATGCCGGGGCGGCCCAAGGACATCGTCGGCTTGAAGGCGATGGCGATCTTCCATCAGCGCTCTTATGCGGCTTTCCGCCCGGGTGGCGTGAAGCTCCATGCCGGGGCGCCGGTCATCGAGCCCGGCATGACGGAACAGGATTTCAAGGATCTCGCCGATGCCGGCGTGAAGCTGCTGGGCGAAATCGGCCTCGGCGGTGTCAAGGACGGCCCGACGGCGCATAAGATGGCAAGCTGGGCCAGAAAATACGGCATTCAATCGACCATCCACACCGGTGGCCCATCGATCCCAGGCTCCGGCCTCATCGACAAGGATGTCGTGCTGGAGGTCGATGCCGATGTGGTGGGGCACATCAATGGCGGTCACACGGCGCTGCCCGACAATCAGATCCGTTGCATTTGCGAGGGCTGCAAGCGCGGGCTGGAGATCGTCCATAACGGCAATGAGCGCGCGGCCCTCTTCACCTTGCGCACCGCGCGCGAGATGAACCAGTTGGAGCGCGTCATCCTGGGTACCGATGCGCCGGCCGGTTCCGGCGTGCAACCGCTCGGCATCCTGCGCATGGTCTCGATGCTGTCGGCGCTGGGTGACGTGCCGGCGGAAGTGGCCTTCTGCTTTGCCACCGGCAACACAACGCGCATGCGCAAGCTCGATACCGGGTTGATCGAGAAGGGCATGGCCGCCGATTTCGTCTTCCTCGACAAGGCGCAGCATTCCGCCGGCAAGGATCTGCTGGAATCGGTCCGTCTCGGCGATCTGCCCGGCGTCGGCATGGTCGTCATCGACGGCGTGCCCCGCATTCAGCGCAGCCGCAATACGCCACCGGCAACGAAGATCCCGGATCTGGTGAAGGGGAAGCTGGGGTAG
- a CDS encoding GIY-YIG nuclease family protein, whose protein sequence is MGGWVYIVTNRPHGTLYVGVTSDLPRRIWEHREGVVEGFTSRYKLHQLVHAEFHDDIRGAIQREKNIKGWSRGWKLDLIEKENPNWEDIFERLQI, encoded by the coding sequence ATGGGTGGTTGGGTCTACATTGTCACCAATCGTCCACACGGCACGTTGTACGTTGGTGTAACCAGCGATCTTCCACGGCGGATCTGGGAACATCGCGAGGGTGTCGTTGAAGGTTTCACATCGCGCTACAAGCTGCATCAGCTGGTTCATGCAGAGTTCCACGACGATATCCGCGGCGCGATTCAGCGAGAAAAGAATATCAAAGGCTGGTCGCGCGGGTGGAAACTAGATCTGATCGAAAAAGAGAACCCTAATTGGGAAGATATCTTCGAGCGACTGCAGATTTAG
- a CDS encoding MarR family winged helix-turn-helix transcriptional regulator: MANQPRTRPAAPVDGYSLDDQIGFILRKVSQRHTAIFAATFGSDLTAPQWATLAKLYENGPTSQNLLGRLVALDAATIKGVVDRLAARGLTITSPDPVDARRVLVTLTDAGRKEAERGFPIAAAITEETLAPLDAGQRAQLIALLKALS, encoded by the coding sequence ATGGCAAACCAGCCGCGCACGCGACCCGCCGCGCCGGTCGATGGCTATAGCCTCGACGATCAGATCGGCTTCATCCTGCGCAAGGTGAGCCAGCGCCACACGGCGATTTTTGCCGCCACCTTCGGCAGCGACCTTACCGCCCCGCAATGGGCCACACTCGCCAAGCTCTATGAGAATGGCCCCACCTCGCAGAACCTGCTCGGCCGCCTGGTGGCACTCGATGCCGCAACGATCAAGGGCGTGGTCGATCGCCTCGCGGCACGCGGGCTCACCATCACCAGCCCCGACCCCGTCGACGCCCGCCGTGTGCTGGTGACCTTGACCGATGCGGGAAGGAAGGAAGCTGAACGCGGCTTTCCCATCGCCGCCGCCATCACCGAAGAAACGCTGGCACCACTCGATGCCGGGCAGCGGGCGCAATTGATCGCGCTGTTGAAGGCGTTGAGTTAA
- a CDS encoding amino acid synthesis family protein: MKAEIRKIVTFVEETHREMDKGIAPPTRRAAAVAVIANPFAGKYVEDLTPLMDIGEELGALLAAKAVAALGIDGAKAESYGKAAAVGENGELEHAAAILHPKMGTPVRKVLEKGAALIPSSKKRGGLGCVLDVPLGHKDAAYVRSHFDGMEVQINDAPRAGEIMVAVAVTDSGRPLPRVGGLTKDQIKGEDGLR, encoded by the coding sequence ATGAAAGCCGAGATCAGGAAGATCGTCACCTTCGTCGAGGAAACCCACCGCGAGATGGACAAGGGTATCGCGCCGCCGACGCGCCGTGCCGCCGCGGTCGCGGTGATCGCCAATCCCTTTGCCGGGAAATATGTCGAGGATCTGACGCCCCTCATGGATATCGGCGAGGAACTGGGCGCGCTGCTGGCGGCAAAGGCCGTGGCGGCCCTCGGCATCGACGGGGCGAAAGCCGAGAGCTATGGCAAGGCGGCTGCCGTCGGCGAGAATGGCGAACTGGAACATGCCGCCGCCATCCTGCACCCGAAGATGGGGACGCCGGTGCGCAAGGTTCTGGAAAAGGGGGCGGCACTCATCCCCTCCTCGAAGAAGCGCGGCGGGCTTGGATGCGTGCTCGACGTGCCGCTGGGGCACAAGGATGCGGCTTACGTGCGCAGCCATTTCGACGGCATGGAGGTGCAGATCAATGACGCGCCGCGTGCGGGTGAGATCATGGTGGCGGTGGCCGTCACCGATAGCGGTCGCCCGCTGCCGCGTGTGGGTGGCCTCACCAAGGATCAGATCAAGGGCGAGGATGGATTGCGCTGA
- a CDS encoding amino acid synthesis family protein: protein MPQVDIRKRLISVEEIFHEGGPRANKPLRRVVGLAVIKNPFAGRYVEEITPFMEDLRPLGLDLARDMVKALGGDRSIVEGYGKGIIVGAAGELEHGALWHAPGGYAMREVLGDTKAIVPSSKKVGGLGARLDVPVTHVNASYVRSHFDSIEVGLPDGPRADEMLVALVMTTGARIHNRAGGLKASEIKGEDGLR, encoded by the coding sequence ATGCCGCAGGTTGATATCCGCAAGCGTCTCATCTCGGTCGAAGAGATTTTCCATGAAGGCGGCCCGCGTGCCAACAAGCCGCTGCGCCGCGTCGTCGGCCTCGCCGTCATCAAGAATCCCTTCGCCGGCCGCTATGTCGAGGAGATCACGCCATTCATGGAAGATCTGCGCCCGCTTGGCCTCGATCTCGCCCGCGACATGGTGAAGGCGCTGGGCGGCGATCGCTCGATCGTCGAAGGCTATGGCAAGGGTATCATCGTCGGCGCCGCCGGTGAACTGGAACACGGCGCGCTGTGGCACGCACCGGGCGGTTATGCGATGCGCGAGGTTCTGGGCGACACCAAGGCGATCGTGCCCTCGTCGAAGAAAGTGGGCGGCCTGGGTGCGCGGCTCGACGTGCCGGTCACCCATGTCAACGCCTCCTATGTGCGCAGCCATTTCGATTCCATAGAAGTGGGTCTCCCCGACGGCCCGCGCGCCGACGAGATGCTGGTGGCGCTGGTGATGACGACGGGTGCCCGCATCCACAACCGCGCCGGCGGCCTCAAGGCCAGCGAGATCAAGGGAGAGGACGGATTGCGATGA
- a CDS encoding UPF0280 family protein gives MSRRQQAKFLPDGRRLHLQDGPIDLIIEAQGPDAAVTIAYDAACDRFATLLDELCVELPLLRRPMTPESAAPHGPVARRMAAVARLYSDKHFVTPMVAVAGAGAEAVLDAMTAAAPLTRAYVNNGGDIALHLTAGTHFEIGMVDRPDHPRLFGKLLVAPGDGVRGIATSGRHGRSFSLGIADAVTVLAADAPTADAAATMIANAVDLPDHPAIIRAPADSLQPDSDLGSRLVTRSVGALAPQDVARALMRGVRFAEHLLALGRIHAAALHLAGETRLVLNNPGLMSLIGHQKEVKIHAAG, from the coding sequence ATGAGCCGCCGGCAACAGGCCAAGTTCCTGCCGGACGGGCGCCGCCTGCATTTGCAGGACGGTCCCATCGACCTCATCATCGAGGCGCAAGGGCCGGATGCGGCGGTCACCATCGCCTATGACGCCGCTTGTGATCGCTTTGCCACACTGCTTGATGAACTCTGCGTCGAGTTGCCATTGCTGCGCCGGCCCATGACGCCGGAAAGTGCTGCACCCCATGGGCCTGTGGCCCGCCGCATGGCGGCCGTCGCGCGCCTCTATTCCGACAAGCATTTCGTCACGCCGATGGTGGCGGTGGCCGGGGCCGGCGCCGAAGCGGTCCTCGATGCCATGACCGCTGCCGCACCGCTTACCCGGGCCTATGTCAACAATGGCGGTGACATTGCGCTGCATCTCACGGCTGGAACGCATTTCGAGATCGGCATGGTAGACCGCCCGGATCATCCGCGCCTCTTTGGCAAACTCCTCGTGGCGCCCGGCGATGGTGTGCGCGGGATCGCCACCAGCGGTCGCCATGGCCGCAGCTTCTCGCTCGGCATCGCCGATGCGGTGACCGTTCTGGCTGCCGATGCGCCAACTGCCGATGCCGCCGCCACCATGATCGCCAATGCCGTCGATCTCCCCGATCATCCGGCCATCATCCGCGCGCCAGCCGATTCACTGCAGCCGGACAGCGACCTGGGTTCGCGGCTCGTGACCCGTTCCGTCGGCGCATTGGCGCCACAGGATGTGGCCCGCGCCCTGATGCGCGGCGTGCGCTTTGCCGAGCACTTGCTGGCGCTCGGCCGCATTCACGCAGCGGCCCTGCATCTTGCCGGCGAGACCCGGCTCGTTCTCAATAATCCGGGTTTGATGAGCCTTATCGGCCACCAGAAGGAAGTGAAGATCCATGCCGCAGGTTGA
- a CDS encoding 6-hydroxynicotinate reductase, which translates to MSETQQAAAVDSSVGPKVVDGKIRCDACPVLCYIRDGATGACDRYANKGGELIRVDAHILLSQALADGQAVVPFGGQMSEWDGDILHAGGTFVTAIGAGTTYPDYKPAPFIVAAEVEGVDMVTVVTEGIFSYCGVKIKIDTDRFLGPEQSIVRAQGEAVGHVTTGEYGSQMLSLGGVHHLTGGSKKEGRVTCDTLLALCNKQGVELTIDGGATVIVEAGKAPIVNHVPEERMRVGCGSATIGMFAKQWQGKVDEVVVVDDHITGVLSEHQAGKLLGIPDTGIKMRGRRSTPGRYFQVAEPGTGWGGTDISDPLSILQPFDPKVAKPGLTMLMVSTTGEHAGYYVLDDNLQPIEHDMPKPLQDSVTRIKENCEPALSTVLFMGGAGGSLRAGVTENPVRLTQSVKRALTYVTCGGAPAYIWPGGGITLMVDVTLLPQNAFGYVPTPALVAPIEFTMRLDDYAALGGHMDFVQRIDALPSDGFKRQQVGQHAQAPWPLTFHNRTDKAS; encoded by the coding sequence ATGAGTGAAACCCAGCAAGCCGCCGCTGTCGACAGCAGCGTCGGGCCCAAGGTCGTCGACGGCAAGATCCGCTGCGATGCCTGCCCCGTCCTGTGCTACATCCGCGACGGCGCCACCGGTGCCTGCGACCGTTACGCCAACAAGGGCGGTGAGCTGATCCGTGTCGATGCGCATATCCTGTTGAGCCAGGCCCTGGCCGATGGCCAGGCGGTGGTGCCGTTCGGCGGCCAGATGTCGGAATGGGACGGCGACATCCTGCATGCCGGCGGCACGTTCGTGACCGCCATCGGCGCCGGCACGACCTACCCCGATTACAAACCCGCCCCCTTCATCGTCGCCGCGGAAGTCGAAGGCGTCGACATGGTGACGGTGGTGACGGAAGGAATCTTCAGCTATTGCGGCGTGAAGATCAAAATCGATACCGACCGGTTCCTTGGCCCCGAGCAATCGATTGTGCGGGCGCAAGGCGAGGCGGTCGGTCATGTGACGACCGGCGAATATGGCTCACAGATGCTGTCCTTGGGTGGCGTGCATCACCTGACCGGCGGGTCGAAGAAGGAAGGCCGTGTTACCTGCGACACGCTCCTCGCCCTCTGCAACAAGCAGGGGGTTGAACTGACCATCGATGGCGGGGCGACCGTCATCGTCGAAGCGGGCAAGGCACCCATCGTCAACCATGTGCCAGAGGAGCGCATGCGCGTCGGCTGCGGGTCGGCCACCATCGGCATGTTTGCCAAGCAATGGCAGGGCAAGGTCGATGAAGTCGTGGTGGTCGATGACCACATCACCGGCGTGCTCTCGGAACACCAAGCGGGCAAGCTCCTTGGCATTCCCGACACCGGCATCAAGATGCGTGGACGTCGCTCGACGCCCGGGCGTTATTTCCAGGTGGCCGAACCCGGCACGGGCTGGGGCGGCACCGATATTTCCGACCCGCTCTCCATCCTGCAGCCCTTCGACCCGAAGGTGGCAAAGCCTGGCCTCACCATGCTGATGGTGAGCACGACCGGCGAGCATGCCGGCTATTACGTGCTCGATGACAACCTGCAGCCGATCGAGCATGACATGCCCAAACCGCTGCAGGATTCGGTGACGCGCATCAAGGAGAATTGCGAGCCAGCCCTGTCGACCGTCTTGTTCATGGGCGGTGCCGGCGGATCCTTGCGCGCTGGTGTGACCGAGAACCCTGTGCGCCTCACGCAATCAGTGAAGCGTGCCCTCACCTATGTCACCTGCGGCGGTGCCCCGGCTTATATCTGGCCCGGTGGCGGCATCACCTTGATGGTCGATGTCACCCTGCTGCCGCAGAACGCCTTTGGCTATGTGCCGACGCCAGCATTGGTGGCGCCGATCGAATTCACCATGCGGCTTGATGATTACGCAGCGCTCGGCGGGCATATGGATTTCGTGCAGCGCATCGACGCGCTGCCCAGCGACGGCTTCAAGCGCCAGCAGGTGGGCCAACACGCGCAAGCGCCCTGGCCGCTCACCTTCCACAATCGGACGGACAAGGCGTCATGA
- a CDS encoding molybdopterin-dependent oxidoreductase: MQDNAAIPFTLNGQKIAVAVPPERRLSNVLRDDLGLSGTKVGCDAGDCGACTILLDGDAVCSCLMAVGQVSGRALVTVEGLPAENPVAAKLQQSFLRHGAAQCGICTPGMLVAATALLEKDPTPDETAVKDALGGVLCRCTGYRKIIAAVLDVDTARGAAELPGAGAAVGARIDRLDGQRKVSGTDLFGADGHETNALLLRAIRAPYHHARFTLGDLDAYARTNPGIVRIFTAKDVPGENCYGVIGPFADQPVFAVNETRFKGEAVAAIVGDPKIIEALDLRHFPVSWEELPAMLTLDAALKPDAPLLHDARAGNVLVRGWVKRGEAVDALATSDAVVEGLFETGFVEHAYIEPEAGIARRVGNRIEVQACTQAPYMDRDDVAKILGLKPEDVRIIPTAVGGGFGSKLDLSVQPFIAVAAWHLKQPVRMVYSRAESIATTTKRHPGSMLVKVGASKDGALTAIDFAGDFNTGAYASWGPTVANRVPVHASGPYYVPHYRAKTRAVHTHAVPAGAFRGFGVPQASIAQEQLFDMLAEKLGIDKLDFRLKNALGPDQPTVTGQILGAGTGIRACFEALKPHWDRAHRDAEAANAQPSTIRRGVGVAGMWYGCGNTSLPNPSTIRLGLKPDGRLALHQGAVDIGQGSNTVITQLCADALGAPIDRFDLLSADTDITPDCGKTSASRQTFVTGKAATLAGAALRQQILRLANAGQDATLSFRDGQLLVVGNGIAHPIDLAGLAKDARGYVLAAEETFDPPTSPLDENGQGNPYALYGFGAHLVELAVDTELGTVQLIKITAAHDVGRAVNPTLIEGQIEGGVAQGIGLALMEEFHPGRGENLHDYLIPTIGDVPPVESILIEDASPVGPFGAKGIGEQALIPTAPAILNAIADATGVRIMRVPATPDRIRTAIKEAAR; encoded by the coding sequence ATGCAGGATAACGCCGCCATCCCCTTCACCCTCAACGGCCAGAAGATTGCCGTCGCCGTTCCCCCTGAGCGTCGCCTCAGCAATGTGTTGCGTGACGATCTGGGGCTGTCTGGCACCAAAGTCGGTTGTGACGCCGGTGATTGCGGTGCCTGTACCATCCTGCTTGATGGTGACGCCGTCTGTTCCTGCCTGATGGCCGTGGGCCAGGTGAGCGGTCGTGCACTCGTCACCGTCGAAGGGTTGCCGGCCGAAAATCCGGTCGCCGCGAAGCTGCAGCAATCCTTCCTTCGCCACGGCGCCGCGCAATGCGGCATCTGCACGCCGGGCATGCTGGTGGCCGCGACAGCGCTTCTCGAAAAAGACCCGACGCCGGATGAGACGGCGGTAAAGGATGCGCTTGGCGGCGTCCTGTGCCGCTGCACAGGCTATCGCAAGATTATCGCCGCTGTGCTGGACGTTGACACGGCACGTGGCGCGGCCGAATTGCCGGGTGCAGGTGCGGCCGTCGGCGCACGTATCGACAGGTTGGACGGTCAACGCAAGGTCAGCGGCACGGATCTGTTCGGCGCCGATGGCCATGAGACGAACGCACTGTTGCTTCGCGCCATTCGCGCGCCCTATCACCATGCGCGCTTCACGTTGGGCGATCTTGACGCCTACGCGCGCACCAACCCGGGCATCGTCCGCATCTTCACCGCCAAGGATGTGCCGGGCGAGAACTGTTATGGCGTGATTGGCCCCTTCGCCGATCAACCTGTCTTCGCCGTGAATGAGACGCGCTTCAAAGGCGAAGCGGTGGCGGCGATCGTGGGCGATCCCAAAATCATCGAGGCGCTGGATCTGCGGCATTTTCCCGTGAGCTGGGAAGAACTGCCGGCAATGCTCACGCTGGATGCGGCGCTCAAGCCCGATGCGCCGCTCCTTCACGATGCACGCGCCGGCAATGTCCTGGTACGCGGCTGGGTGAAGCGCGGCGAAGCGGTAGATGCACTGGCCACGTCCGATGCCGTGGTCGAGGGTCTCTTTGAAACTGGCTTTGTCGAGCACGCCTATATCGAACCCGAAGCCGGCATCGCGCGCCGCGTCGGCAACCGGATCGAGGTGCAGGCCTGCACGCAAGCGCCCTATATGGACCGCGACGATGTCGCCAAGATCCTCGGCCTGAAGCCGGAAGACGTGCGCATCATTCCGACGGCAGTGGGCGGCGGTTTCGGCTCGAAGCTCGATCTCTCGGTGCAGCCTTTCATCGCTGTGGCCGCGTGGCACCTCAAACAGCCGGTGCGCATGGTCTATTCGCGGGCCGAATCCATCGCCACCACGACCAAGCGCCATCCCGGCAGCATGCTGGTGAAGGTCGGCGCCAGCAAGGACGGCGCTCTCACCGCGATCGATTTTGCCGGCGATTTCAACACCGGCGCCTACGCGTCTTGGGGGCCAACCGTCGCCAATCGCGTCCCGGTTCATGCCTCTGGTCCCTATTACGTCCCACATTATCGGGCGAAGACCCGCGCCGTGCATACCCATGCCGTGCCGGCCGGTGCCTTCCGCGGCTTCGGCGTCCCGCAGGCGAGCATCGCGCAAGAGCAGCTCTTTGACATGCTGGCGGAGAAACTGGGCATCGATAAGCTCGACTTCCGCCTGAAGAATGCGCTGGGCCCGGATCAGCCGACGGTGACCGGCCAGATCCTTGGTGCCGGCACCGGCATCCGCGCCTGTTTTGAGGCATTGAAGCCGCACTGGGACCGCGCGCATCGCGACGCGGAAGCGGCCAACGCACAGCCATCGACCATCCGTCGCGGTGTTGGCGTTGCCGGCATGTGGTATGGCTGCGGCAACACCTCGCTGCCGAACCCCTCGACGATCCGCTTGGGCCTTAAACCCGATGGCCGCCTGGCTCTGCATCAGGGTGCCGTCGATATCGGGCAAGGATCGAACACCGTCATTACCCAGCTTTGCGCCGATGCGCTGGGCGCACCCATCGACCGCTTCGATCTGCTCTCGGCCGATACGGATATCACGCCGGATTGCGGCAAGACGTCCGCGTCGCGGCAGACTTTCGTCACCGGCAAGGCGGCGACCTTGGCGGGGGCGGCCTTGCGCCAGCAGATTCTGCGTCTCGCCAATGCCGGCCAAGATGCCACCCTGTCGTTCCGAGATGGCCAGCTGTTGGTTGTCGGCAATGGCATCGCCCATCCGATCGATCTTGCCGGTTTGGCCAAAGATGCGCGCGGCTATGTGCTGGCGGCAGAAGAGACATTCGATCCGCCGACCAGCCCGCTCGACGAAAACGGCCAGGGCAATCCCTATGCGCTCTATGGCTTCGGCGCGCATCTGGTGGAGTTGGCGGTGGATACTGAACTTGGCACCGTGCAGCTGATCAAGATCACGGCCGCCCATGATGTTGGCCGCGCGGTCAATCCGACGCTGATCGAAGGCCAGATCGAGGGCGGCGTCGCCCAAGGCATCGGGCTTGCGCTGATGGAGGAGTTCCACCCCGGCCGGGGCGAGAACCTTCACGACTATCTCATCCCGACCATTGGCGATGTGCCACCGGTGGAATCGATCCTGATCGAAGATGCATCGCCCGTCGGTCCGTTCGGCGCCAAGGGCATCGGCGAGCAGGCCCTCATCCCCACCGCGCCCGCCATCCTCAACGCCATCGCCGATGCGACCGGTGTGCGCATCATGCGCGTGCCAGCGACACCCGACCGCATCCGGACCGCCATCAAGGAGGCCGCGCGATGA
- a CDS encoding FAD binding domain-containing protein: MFLQPASLNAAIDLLTQHQGRLLAGGTDLFPGINVVPENRPIIDISRVPELSVISTEADHIRLGAGATWSEIVAAPLPAGLEALKAAAREIGSIQIQNRGTIGGNLCNASPAADSVPPLLTLDAQVEIAAPSRRRDMPLGDFILGNRRTALAADEILSAVLIPRRQAERLTSHFVKLGARRYLVISIAMIAVALERSADGAISTARVAIGSCSAVAQRLPQIEQALIGARSVTDIAVAVTPVRLASLSPIDDVRATADYRRDAAATLIRRAVQDCFVKCGEA, from the coding sequence ATGTTTTTGCAGCCGGCATCGCTCAACGCCGCCATCGACCTGCTGACACAGCACCAGGGTCGGTTGCTGGCCGGGGGCACCGATTTATTCCCGGGCATCAACGTGGTGCCGGAAAACCGGCCGATCATCGATATTTCGCGGGTGCCGGAACTCTCTGTCATCAGCACGGAGGCGGATCACATTCGCCTTGGCGCCGGAGCCACCTGGAGCGAGATCGTGGCGGCCCCCCTGCCAGCCGGCCTGGAAGCGCTGAAGGCAGCGGCACGCGAGATCGGGTCCATCCAGATCCAGAATCGCGGCACCATCGGCGGCAATCTGTGCAACGCCTCGCCAGCGGCCGACAGCGTACCGCCGCTCCTCACCCTGGATGCCCAGGTCGAGATTGCCGCGCCATCGCGCCGTCGCGACATGCCGCTTGGCGATTTCATCCTCGGCAACCGCCGCACGGCCTTGGCGGCGGACGAGATTCTCAGCGCCGTGCTGATACCCCGGCGTCAGGCGGAGCGCTTGACCAGCCATTTCGTGAAGCTGGGCGCGCGGCGCTATCTGGTGATTTCGATCGCCATGATCGCTGTGGCGCTCGAGCGATCAGCCGACGGTGCCATTTCGACGGCCCGCGTCGCCATTGGGTCGTGCTCGGCCGTGGCGCAGCGCCTGCCGCAGATCGAGCAGGCCCTGATCGGCGCGCGGTCCGTCACCGACATTGCCGTTGCCGTGACGCCGGTCCGGCTCGCCTCCCTCTCACCAATCGATGACGTGCGCGCGACCGCCGATTATCGGCGCGATGCGGCAGCGACCCTCATTCGCCGTGCCGTGCAGGATTGTTTCGTCAAATGCGGCGAGGCTTGA